In Nymphalis io chromosome 11, ilAglIoxx1.1, whole genome shotgun sequence, one genomic interval encodes:
- the LOC126771832 gene encoding basic juvenile hormone-suppressible protein 2-like yields MKAIVCLVFGLAAMAAGHVVYNDQTIVNMDIKERQMFILKLLNHVLEPVVYKEIEDIGKDFKIETNVELYTRQDVVKVFLNNLKYGFLPRGEIFTLHVDRQLKEVVTMFHMLYYAKDFATFIKTACWMRMYLNEGMFVYALTVAVRHREDCKGIILPPPYEIYPYYFVRADVIQKAYLLKMKKGLLDNKLCDFYGIKKTDKDIYIIDENVYDRRVYLNDEDRLRYFTEDIDLNTYYYYFHIDYPFWMKDDVMTNKLMFRRWELTLYMYQQILARYYLERLSNGLGDIPTLSWHKTVRKGYWPWMMLHNGVQFPVRFNNYAMTDNKNIGVLKLVQDYEKIINEAIIKGYIEINGLRLELTKTEDIEMLGKLIYGTIDKVNITKNQVDAYRYLLILMKAVVGLNTMSTDKYFVVPSVLDSYQTALRDPVFYQLQKRLCYFLMLFKRRLPSYTHEDLSFPGVKIDNVVVDKLVTYFDDYLMDMTNGVTLTQDELKKSTSDMIFYVRKRRLNHQPFKVVVDIQSDKAVDCVVRMFLGPKFDQWGRLLDLNMNRLNFVELDSFLYKLNTGKNTIVRNSIDMHNVVRDRIMTRDLWKKIDTVTDMRDLLIKDLRNYHTGFPIRLLLPKGRVGGLEMVLYVIVTPLRLVDNVDISMLDTTRKDLVVDFRSTVLLDKMPLGFPLDRPIDLTKFFTSNMKFLDIFIYHKVQVCDMKTRWERYVLRNYDLVDKTVFGNYMDMNVDINMKVDRNINVYDM; encoded by the exons ttaaCATGGATATAAAAGAACGTCAAATGTTCATTTTGAAGCTTTTGAACCATGTTCTGGAACCAGTCGTATACAAGGAAATCGAAGACATCGGTAAAGATTTCAAGATAGAAACTAACGTTGAACTATACACG aGACAAGATGTGGTCAAAGTATTCCTCAACAATTTGAAATACGGCTTCCTGCCTCGTGGTGAAATATTCACTCTTCATGTTGACCGTCAACTTAAAGAGGTTGTGACCATGTTCCATATGTTGTACTATGCCAAAGACTTCGCTACCTTCATCAAGACCGCTTGCTGGATGCGTATGTACCTTAATGAAGGTATGTTCGTTTATGCCCTGACTGTAGCCGTCAGACACCGTGAGGATTGCAAGGGCATCATTCTTCCACCACCTTATGAGATCTACCCTTACTACTTCGTCCGTGCTGACGTCATTCAAAAGGCTTACCTGCTTAAGATGAAGAAAGGTCTTCTTGACAACAAACTCTGCGACTTTTATGGAATCAAAAAAACTGACAAGGACATCTACATTATAGACGAAAACGTTTATGATCGTCGTGTTTACTTGAACGATGAAGACAGGCTCAGATACTTTACTGAAGATATTGATCTTAACACATACTACTACTATTTCCACATCGACTATCCGTTCTGGATGAAAGATGATGTTATGACAAACAAATTAATGTTCAGACGTTGGGAGCTAACGTTATATATGTACCAACAAATTCTTGCTAGATACTACTTAGAACGTTTATCCAATGGTCTTGGTGATATTCCTACGCTTTCGTGGCACAAGACTGTACGAAAGGGTTACTGGCCCTGGATGATGCTACATAATGGTGTTCAGTTCCCTGTCAGGTTCAACAACTATGCAATGACTGACAATAAGAACATTGGAGTATTGAAGCTTGTTCAAGATTATGAAAAGATTATAAACGAAGCCATAATTAAAGGATATATTGAA ATCAATGGACTAAGGTTAGAGCTGACTAAGACTGAAGATATAGAAATGTTAGGAAAACTTATTTATGGTACTATTGACAAAGTTAACATTACTAAAAATCAAGTAGATGCTTACCGCTACTTGCTCATATTAATGAAAGCTGTTGTTGGCCTGAACACGATGTCTACGGACAA atactTCGTTGTACCCAGCGTTCTCGACAGCTATCAGACGGCTCTTCGTGACCCTGTATTCTACCAACTGCAAAAACGTCTATGTTACTTCTTGATGCTCTTCAAGAGGCGTCTTCCTAGCTACACTCACGAAGACCTCTCATTCCCTGGAGTCAAGATCGACAATGTTGTAGTCGACAAACTTGTCACTTACTTCGATGACTACTTAATGGATATGACAAACGGAGTTACACTTACTCAAGATGAACTTAAAAAGTCTACATCTGACATGATCTTCTATGTCCGCAAACGCCGCCTCAACCATCAACCATTCAAAGTAGTAGTTGACATTCAGTCTGACAAAGCAGTTGATTGTGTTGTCAGAATGTTTTTGGGACCCAAATTCGACCAATGGGGACGCTTACTTGACCTTAACATGAACCGTCTTAACTTTGTTGAACTTGACTCTTTCCTATACAAACTTAACACTGGCAAGAACACGATTGTCAGAAACTCAATTGACATGCACAACGTTGTACGGGACCGCATCATGACCCGTGATCTATGGAAGAAGATTGATACCGTCACCGACATGAGGGATCTGCTGATCAAGGATCTTAGAAACTACCACACTGGTTTCCCAATTAGGTTGCTGCTACCTAAAGGTCGCGTTGGTGGTTTAGAGATGGTTCTATACGTCATTGTTACACCCCTGAGGTTAGTCGACAACGTTGACATTTCTATGTTGGATACTACCCGCAAAGACTTAGTAGTAGACTTTAGGTCTACTGTGCTGCTTGACAAGATGCCTCTTGGTTTCCCTCTTGATCGTCCAATTGATCTAACTAAATTCTTCACTTCAAACATGAAATTCTTAGACATCTTTATCTACCACAAAGTGCAAGTTTGTGACATGAAGACTCGTTGGGAAAGATACGTTCTTAGGAACTACGACTTAGTAGACAAGACTGTTTTCGGCAACTACATGGACATGAATGTCGACATTAACATGAAGGTTGACCGTAACATTAATGTTTATGATATGTAG